A section of the Streptomyces sp. SCL15-4 genome encodes:
- the cynR gene encoding transcriptional regulator CynR: MAVLELRHLRYLLAVAEHGNFTRAAEELHISQPTLSQQIKQLERTLGVQLLDRTGRTVRLTDAGAVYTDHARRALRDLAAAERAVHDVQDLTRGHLRLGVTPTFTAYLVGPLTAEFHTRHPGINLTLMEMTQDRIEAALLADDLDLGIAFAGPHLSGITATALFTETLTLVTGTRRPDAGQVSPLPVKKLTDQQLALLSGDFATRGHIDAYFSRHRTAPRIRVEANSIQALTEIVQRTGLATVLPDAITHDHPHLTPVPLDPPLPTRTVTLLHRDGAYRGAATRAFTRLTHDLVRTRGYTPAP; encoded by the coding sequence ATGGCTGTTCTCGAACTGCGTCACCTGCGTTATCTCCTCGCCGTGGCCGAACACGGCAACTTCACCCGCGCCGCCGAGGAGCTGCACATCTCCCAGCCCACGCTCTCCCAGCAGATCAAGCAGCTGGAGCGGACCCTGGGCGTGCAGCTGCTGGACCGCACCGGCCGCACGGTGCGGCTCACCGACGCCGGTGCCGTCTACACCGACCACGCCCGGCGCGCGCTGCGCGACCTGGCCGCCGCCGAACGCGCCGTCCACGACGTCCAGGACCTCACCCGCGGTCACCTGCGACTGGGCGTCACTCCCACCTTCACCGCCTATCTGGTGGGCCCGCTCACCGCCGAGTTCCACACCCGCCACCCCGGCATCAACCTCACCCTGATGGAAATGACCCAGGACCGCATCGAAGCGGCCCTGCTCGCCGACGACCTCGACCTCGGCATCGCCTTCGCCGGCCCCCACCTCTCCGGCATCACCGCCACCGCCCTGTTCACGGAGACGCTCACTCTGGTCACCGGCACCCGCCGGCCCGACGCCGGCCAAGTCTCCCCGCTACCCGTAAAGAAGCTCACCGACCAGCAACTCGCCCTGCTCAGCGGTGACTTCGCCACCCGCGGTCACATCGACGCCTACTTCAGCCGCCACCGGACCGCCCCGCGCATCAGGGTCGAGGCCAACTCCATCCAGGCCCTCACCGAGATCGTCCAGCGCACCGGCCTGGCCACCGTCCTGCCCGACGCCATCACCCATGACCACCCCCATCTGACCCCCGTCCCCCTCGACCCGCCCCTACCCACCCGCACCGTCACCCTCCTGCACCGCGACGGCGCCTACCGCGGCGCCGCCACCCGCGCCTTCACCCGACTCACCCACGACCTCGTCCGCACCCGCGGCTACACACCCGCTCCATAG
- a CDS encoding carbonic anhydrase produces the protein MQDLADGVTRFQRDVFPAKAELFAHLATHHTPQTLFIGCSDARVVPELITGTEPGDLFVIRTAGNLVPAYTPEADGITASIEYAVAALGVKDIVVCGHSACGAMTALAEGHDLGGAPAVATWLRHADASVARTAADGGVPALVRQNVLAQLANLATHPSVAKALAQGKVTLHGWVFDIPTGRIQDLTAPLAA, from the coding sequence ATGCAGGACCTCGCCGATGGCGTCACCCGTTTCCAGCGGGACGTCTTCCCGGCCAAGGCGGAGCTCTTCGCCCATCTGGCCACACATCACACGCCGCAGACGCTGTTCATAGGCTGCTCCGACGCCCGTGTCGTCCCCGAGCTGATCACCGGCACCGAGCCGGGTGACCTGTTCGTCATCCGCACCGCCGGCAACCTGGTGCCCGCCTACACCCCTGAGGCCGACGGGATCACGGCGAGCATCGAGTACGCGGTCGCCGCACTGGGCGTCAAGGACATCGTCGTCTGCGGGCACTCCGCGTGCGGTGCGATGACCGCACTCGCCGAGGGCCACGACCTCGGCGGTGCCCCGGCGGTCGCCACCTGGCTGCGGCACGCGGACGCCTCGGTGGCCCGCACCGCCGCAGACGGTGGCGTTCCCGCCCTGGTACGGCAGAACGTGCTGGCCCAGCTGGCGAACCTGGCCACCCACCCTTCGGTCGCCAAGGCGCTGGCGCAAGGGAAGGTCACCCTGCACGGCTGGGTCTTCGACATCCCCACCGGCCGCATCCAGGACCTGACCGCCCCGCTCGCGGCCTGA
- the cynS gene encoding cyanase, with product MVHAQFDSTAREALAAKAVEAKTVKDLSWKQIADASGLSVAFTTAAVLGQHPLPEKSAKAVAELLGLDDDAVMLLQTIPVRGSMPNRIPTDPTMYRFYEMLQVYGTTLKALIHEEFGDGIISAINFRLDVKKVADPEGGERAVITLDGKYLPTKPF from the coding sequence ATGGTGCACGCACAGTTCGACTCGACCGCCCGTGAGGCCCTGGCCGCCAAGGCCGTGGAGGCCAAGACCGTCAAGGACCTCTCCTGGAAGCAGATCGCTGACGCCTCGGGCCTGTCGGTGGCCTTCACCACCGCCGCCGTCCTCGGTCAGCACCCGCTGCCGGAGAAGTCCGCGAAGGCCGTGGCCGAGCTGCTGGGTCTGGACGACGACGCGGTGATGCTGCTGCAGACCATCCCGGTCCGCGGTTCGATGCCGAACCGGATCCCGACCGACCCGACCATGTACCGCTTCTACGAGATGCTCCAGGTCTACGGCACGACCCTCAAGGCCCTGATTCACGAGGAGTTCGGCGACGGCATCATCTCCGCGATCAACTTCAGGCTCGACGTGAAGAAGGTCGCCGACCCCGAGGGCGGCGAGCGCGCCGTCATCACCCTGGACGGCAAGTACCTGCCGACCAAGCCCTTCTGA
- a CDS encoding nucleoside deaminase — MDFVQRTIDIARQNVAEGGRPFATVIVKDGEILAESPNKVAQTSDPTAHAEILAIRDACTKLGTEHLTGTTIYVLAHPCPMCLGALYYCSPDEVVFLTTRDAYEPHYVDDRKYFELGTFYDEFAKPWQDRRMPMRYEEREDAVDVYRFWQQRNGGERRVAGTPAA, encoded by the coding sequence ATGGACTTCGTCCAGCGCACCATCGACATCGCCCGTCAGAACGTCGCCGAGGGCGGCCGTCCGTTCGCGACCGTCATCGTCAAGGACGGCGAGATCCTCGCCGAGAGCCCCAACAAGGTGGCCCAGACCAGTGACCCCACCGCGCACGCGGAGATCCTCGCCATCCGCGACGCATGCACCAAGCTGGGCACCGAGCACCTGACCGGCACCACCATCTACGTCCTCGCCCACCCCTGCCCGATGTGCCTGGGCGCGCTGTACTACTGCTCGCCCGACGAGGTCGTCTTCCTCACCACCCGCGACGCCTACGAGCCCCACTACGTCGACGACCGCAAGTACTTCGAACTCGGCACCTTCTACGACGAGTTCGCCAAGCCCTGGCAGGACCGACGGATGCCGATGCGCTACGAGGAGCGCGAGGACGCCGTAGACGTCTACCGCTTCTGGCAGCAGCGCAACGGCGGCGAGCGCCGCGTCGCGGGCACCCCCGCCGCCTGA
- a CDS encoding arsenate reductase ArsC: protein MADKPSVLFVCVHNAGRSQMAAAWLTHLAGDRVEVRSAGSDPGDQVNPAAVQAMAEVGIDISAETPKILTIDAVRESDVCVTMGCGDTCPVFPGKRYLDWKLEDPAGQGVEAVRPIRDEIKTLVEGLISEIAR from the coding sequence GTGGCCGACAAGCCGTCCGTCCTGTTCGTCTGCGTCCACAACGCCGGCCGCTCCCAGATGGCCGCCGCGTGGCTGACCCACCTGGCCGGCGACCGTGTCGAGGTCCGCTCCGCCGGCTCCGACCCGGGTGACCAGGTCAACCCGGCCGCTGTCCAGGCCATGGCCGAGGTCGGCATCGACATTTCCGCCGAGACGCCGAAGATCCTCACCATCGACGCGGTCCGCGAGTCGGACGTCTGCGTCACCATGGGCTGCGGCGACACCTGCCCCGTCTTCCCCGGCAAGCGCTACCTCGACTGGAAGCTGGAGGACCCGGCCGGGCAGGGCGTCGAGGCCGTCCGCCCCATCCGCGACGAGATCAAGACCCTGGTTGAGGGCCTGATCTCCGAGATCGCCCGGTGA
- a CDS encoding metalloregulator ArsR/SmtB family transcription factor — translation MLTSVDPDVIRVLGDPLRLKIVTLLARETLCTTHLVEETGAKQTNLSNHMKVLREAGIVETEPCGRFTYYKLKAEVLAGLSEQFAELAASARTAAENKRACP, via the coding sequence ATGCTGACTTCAGTCGATCCTGATGTGATCCGGGTGCTGGGCGATCCGCTCCGCCTGAAGATCGTGACCCTGCTGGCGCGCGAGACGCTCTGCACGACGCACCTGGTCGAGGAGACCGGAGCCAAGCAGACCAACCTGTCCAACCACATGAAGGTGCTGCGCGAGGCCGGGATCGTGGAGACCGAGCCGTGCGGCCGCTTCACCTACTACAAGCTCAAGGCCGAAGTCCTGGCCGGCCTGTCCGAGCAGTTCGCCGAGCTGGCCGCCTCCGCCCGCACCGCCGCCGAGAACAAGAGGGCCTGCCCGTGA
- the arsB gene encoding ACR3 family arsenite efflux transporter, with protein sequence MTSTEPTTASTRGTGPAGDDSIVKKLSTLDRYLAVWILLAMAVGLGLGRLVTGMNDALAKIEVGGISLPIALGLLVMMYPVLAKVRYDRLDRVTGDKKLMISSLVVNWIVGPAVMFALAWIFLPDLPEYRTGLIIVGLARCIAMVIIWNDLACGDREAAAVLVALNSVFQVLAFGLLGWFYLDLLPRWTNLGDGQGLDVSVWHIALNVVVFLGIPLLAGFLTRRVGEQKLGCADYEARFLPKIGPWALYGLLFTIVILFALQGRTITSQPLDVARIALPLLVYFAVMFFGTFLLGKSLGLAYDRTATLAFTAAGNNFELAIAVAVATFGVTSGQALSGVVGPLIEVPVLIGLVYVALAWRERFAGEAVTTAS encoded by the coding sequence GTGACCTCCACCGAGCCCACCACCGCCTCAACCCGGGGCACCGGCCCGGCCGGGGACGACTCGATCGTCAAGAAGCTCTCCACCCTCGACCGCTACCTCGCGGTGTGGATCCTGCTCGCCATGGCCGTCGGCCTGGGCCTGGGCCGTCTCGTCACGGGCATGAACGACGCGCTCGCGAAGATCGAGGTCGGCGGGATCTCCCTCCCGATCGCGCTCGGCCTGCTGGTCATGATGTACCCGGTCCTCGCGAAGGTCCGCTACGACCGGCTCGATCGCGTCACCGGCGACAAGAAGCTGATGATCTCCTCGCTGGTCGTCAACTGGATCGTCGGCCCCGCGGTGATGTTCGCACTGGCGTGGATCTTCCTGCCGGACCTGCCCGAGTACCGCACCGGCCTGATCATCGTCGGCCTGGCTCGCTGCATCGCCATGGTCATCATCTGGAACGACCTCGCCTGCGGCGACCGCGAGGCCGCCGCCGTACTGGTCGCGCTGAACTCGGTGTTCCAGGTCCTGGCGTTCGGCCTGCTGGGCTGGTTCTACCTCGACCTGCTGCCCCGCTGGACGAACCTCGGCGACGGACAGGGCCTGGACGTGTCGGTCTGGCACATCGCTCTGAACGTCGTCGTCTTCCTCGGCATCCCGCTGCTGGCCGGCTTCCTCACCCGCCGCGTCGGCGAGCAGAAGCTGGGCTGTGCCGACTACGAGGCGAGGTTCCTGCCGAAAATCGGCCCGTGGGCGCTGTACGGGCTGCTGTTCACGATCGTCATCCTCTTCGCCCTGCAGGGCAGGACCATCACCTCCCAGCCTCTGGACGTCGCCCGGATCGCACTGCCGCTGCTGGTCTACTTCGCGGTCATGTTCTTCGGCACCTTCCTCCTCGGCAAGAGCCTGGGCCTGGCCTACGACCGCACCGCGACGCTGGCGTTCACGGCGGCGGGCAACAACTTCGAGCTGGCCATCGCGGTCGCCGTCGCCACCTTCGGCGTCACCTCCGGCCAGGCCCTGTCCGGCGTCGTCGGCCCGCTCATCGAGGTCCCGGTGCTGATCGGCCTGGTCTACGTCGCACTCGCGTGGCGGGAAAGGTTCGCGGGTGAGGCGGTGACGACGGCGTCGTGA
- a CDS encoding ArsO family NAD(P)H-dependent flavin-containing monooxygenase — MTQQTDVVVVGGGQAGLAAGYHLRRQGLDFVILDAGAAPGGSWQHMWDSLHLFSPAEHSSLPGRLMPAQAGRTYPDARHVVDYLTGYEKRYDLPVQHGTRVEAVRRDAGRLLVEADSGTWRTRAVIGATGTWSRPFLPAVPGRDVFAGRQLHTVGYRSPAEFAGRRVMVVGGGNSGAQIAADLALDGHVEVTWVTRRPPRLLPDDIDGRALFDVATARRRALDAGRNDTGGIASLGDIVAVPPVRAARDAGLLTAKPMFSQLTTEGVRWADGSHSGADAVIWCTGFRPALAPFAPLGLRGPRGRIPNDGTRALGEPRVHLLGYGDWTGPASATLIGVGRTAREAVREITGLPA, encoded by the coding sequence GTGACCCAGCAGACGGATGTGGTGGTGGTCGGCGGCGGCCAGGCCGGGCTCGCCGCCGGCTACCACCTGCGGCGCCAAGGGCTGGACTTCGTGATCCTGGACGCGGGTGCGGCGCCGGGCGGGTCCTGGCAGCACATGTGGGACTCGCTGCACCTGTTCTCCCCGGCCGAGCACTCCTCGCTGCCCGGCCGCCTCATGCCCGCCCAGGCGGGCCGGACGTATCCGGATGCCAGGCACGTGGTGGACTACCTCACCGGCTACGAGAAGCGCTACGACCTGCCCGTCCAGCACGGCACACGCGTGGAGGCCGTGCGCCGCGACGCAGGCCGGCTCCTGGTCGAGGCGGACTCCGGCACTTGGCGGACCCGCGCGGTCATCGGTGCGACCGGCACGTGGTCACGGCCTTTTCTTCCCGCCGTGCCCGGCCGGGACGTCTTCGCCGGGAGGCAGTTGCACACGGTGGGCTACCGATCGCCGGCCGAGTTCGCCGGCCGGCGCGTCATGGTGGTCGGCGGCGGGAACTCCGGCGCGCAGATCGCTGCCGACCTCGCCCTGGACGGCCACGTCGAGGTGACGTGGGTGACCCGGCGCCCGCCGCGTCTCCTCCCCGACGACATCGACGGCCGCGCCCTGTTCGACGTTGCCACCGCCCGCCGCCGTGCTCTCGACGCCGGCCGCAACGACACCGGCGGCATCGCCTCGCTCGGTGACATCGTCGCGGTGCCGCCCGTCCGTGCCGCCCGCGACGCCGGACTCCTGACCGCGAAGCCGATGTTCTCCCAGCTCACCACCGAGGGTGTCCGGTGGGCCGACGGCAGCCACAGCGGCGCGGACGCGGTCATCTGGTGCACCGGGTTCCGCCCGGCGCTGGCCCCCTTCGCACCGTTGGGCCTGCGTGGGCCGCGCGGACGCATCCCCAACGACGGCACGCGCGCTCTGGGCGAGCCGCGGGTGCACTTGCTCGGCTACGGCGACTGGACCGGCCCGGCCTCGGCCACCCTCATCGGCGTCGGCCGCACCGCCCGGGAGGCCGTCCGTGAAATCACCGGCCTGCCGGCGTAG
- a CDS encoding metalloregulator ArsR/SmtB family transcription factor — translation MSNAKVLPLLEADGQGVVPCCPPLTERPMTAEEAVTAARMFKALGDPIRLRLFSAVASHEGGEACVCDISDVGVSQPTVSHHLKKLKEAGLLTSERRGTWVYYRVEPSVLAAMGQLLVGAPAAA, via the coding sequence ATGTCGAATGCGAAGGTGCTGCCGCTGCTCGAAGCTGATGGTCAGGGCGTGGTGCCGTGCTGCCCGCCGTTGACCGAGCGCCCGATGACCGCCGAGGAGGCCGTGACTGCCGCGCGCATGTTCAAGGCGCTCGGCGACCCGATCCGCTTGCGGCTGTTCTCCGCGGTGGCCTCGCACGAAGGCGGGGAGGCGTGCGTGTGCGACATCTCCGATGTCGGCGTCTCCCAGCCGACGGTGTCCCACCACCTGAAGAAGCTGAAGGAGGCCGGGTTGCTGACCTCCGAGCGGCGCGGCACCTGGGTGTACTACCGCGTCGAGCCGTCCGTGCTGGCCGCCATGGGCCAACTGCTGGTAGGTGCACCGGCTGCGGCATGA
- a CDS encoding NAD(P)-binding domain-containing protein — translation MNAPATTELPVVVIGAGPAGLAAAAHLLDQGIEPLVLETGERAGAAVREWAHVRLFSTWGEVVDPAAEKLLAPTGWTRPDPAAYPSGGDWAELYLQPLADALGDRVRLSVTVTGVSRAGRDRIVDAGREARPFVVHVAHADGREERLLARAVIDASGTWATPSPSGGSGLPALGEKAAADRITYRVPDLQDPAVRARYTGKRTAVIGSGASAFTALAYLAGLAKADDGAGTKAVWILRRGISGSTFGGGEADQLPARGALGLAAKATVDEGHADAVTGFRTEAIERDADGRLVLVGEDGRRLDAVDEVIVLTGFRPDVSFLDELRLGLDERLQAPVALAPLIDPNQHSCGTVYPHGHRELSHPEQGVYLVGMKSYGRAPTFLAMTGYEQVRSVAAAIAGDLDAADRVELTLPETGVCGGAGLFDAPDAQEADGGGCCAPAPHLVQLGASTAVGTSAEQASAGGCCGS, via the coding sequence GTGAACGCGCCCGCCACCACCGAGCTGCCCGTCGTCGTGATCGGGGCCGGCCCCGCCGGTCTGGCCGCCGCCGCCCACCTTCTCGACCAGGGCATCGAGCCCCTGGTCCTGGAAACCGGCGAGAGGGCCGGTGCCGCGGTGCGCGAGTGGGCGCACGTGCGCCTGTTCTCCACCTGGGGTGAGGTCGTCGACCCCGCCGCCGAGAAACTCCTCGCCCCCACCGGCTGGACACGCCCCGACCCGGCCGCCTATCCCTCCGGCGGCGACTGGGCCGAGCTCTACCTGCAGCCCCTTGCCGACGCCCTCGGCGACCGTGTCCGCCTCAGCGTCACCGTCACCGGTGTCTCCCGGGCGGGCCGGGACCGCATCGTGGACGCCGGCCGCGAGGCCCGGCCATTCGTCGTACACGTCGCCCACGCCGACGGCCGTGAGGAACGCCTCCTCGCCCGCGCCGTCATCGACGCCTCCGGCACGTGGGCCACACCGTCTCCGTCCGGCGGCAGCGGACTGCCCGCGCTCGGCGAGAAGGCCGCCGCCGACCGGATCACCTACCGCGTCCCGGACCTCCAGGACCCCGCCGTCCGCGCCCGGTACACGGGCAAGCGGACCGCCGTCATCGGCTCCGGCGCCTCCGCCTTCACCGCGCTCGCCTACCTCGCCGGCCTCGCCAAGGCCGACGACGGCGCGGGGACGAAGGCGGTGTGGATCCTGCGCCGGGGCATCTCGGGTTCCACCTTCGGCGGCGGCGAGGCCGACCAGCTCCCGGCGCGCGGCGCCCTGGGCCTGGCGGCGAAGGCCACCGTCGACGAGGGGCACGCGGACGCGGTCACCGGCTTCCGCACCGAGGCCATCGAGCGGGACGCCGACGGCCGCCTGGTTCTGGTCGGCGAGGACGGGCGCCGCCTGGACGCGGTTGACGAGGTGATCGTGCTGACCGGCTTCCGCCCCGACGTGTCCTTCCTCGATGAGTTGCGCCTGGGCCTCGACGAACGTCTCCAGGCACCCGTCGCGCTCGCGCCGCTGATCGACCCCAACCAGCACTCCTGCGGCACCGTCTACCCCCACGGCCACCGCGAACTCTCCCACCCCGAGCAGGGCGTCTACCTGGTCGGCATGAAGTCCTACGGCCGCGCCCCGACCTTCCTGGCGATGACCGGCTACGAGCAGGTCCGCTCCGTCGCAGCCGCGATCGCCGGCGACCTCGACGCAGCCGACCGCGTGGAGCTCACCCTCCCCGAGACGGGTGTGTGCGGTGGCGCCGGTCTGTTCGACGCTCCCGACGCCCAGGAGGCTGATGGTGGCGGCTGCTGCGCACCCGCGCCGCACCTCGTCCAGCTCGGCGCCTCCACCGCGGTCGGGACGTCCGCCGAGCAGGCTTCGGCGGGCGGCTGCTGCGGCTCGTGA
- a CDS encoding FAD/NAD(P)-binding protein, producing MLRSVAVVGAGATGTSAVVHLARCGVAQRIDVFEPGAIGHGDAFSSTDPALLCNTSADSMSLMADRPDDFVDYLHGLGFPVTPLDCVPRYLFAQYCRDRYLGVRSAASALGVHLQHHREKVVSVAGAGPGYTLRTGSGAEWPADAVMLCMGMDAWTPPVIRPFRSYSGVTPASALGPAAALPHDARVLVLGSRLSAVDAVITLGRSGARVQMASPSGTLPSVRTRMYPDSSASGSLTALAGHPWVETTDAGQAERFVAGLVRCLAGHGRPHLRDQLSLAHDPVERLRAEITIAEEGRNFWQELTVEFIALTNEWLLRQPPAVWQDFWVIVEDVLDRYISAMPVSNAKKLLSLADAGRLEVGRRRPTELTRTGDRWAMKWRDGSCDHFDAVVYATGYRPPSMRCSEGRLLLGEHRRGAPAALSADLRVDLGRDMDERVFAVGQCSATRVPLVHGVVAVVPQISRVVRELRALPARSCRGVGQSLPVFHP from the coding sequence GTGCTCCGCAGTGTCGCCGTGGTGGGAGCCGGGGCTACCGGTACGTCAGCGGTGGTCCACCTGGCCAGGTGTGGCGTTGCCCAGCGCATCGACGTCTTCGAACCAGGCGCGATCGGTCACGGGGATGCCTTCTCCTCTACAGACCCGGCGCTCTTGTGCAACACCTCGGCCGACAGCATGTCGCTGATGGCCGATCGGCCCGATGACTTCGTCGACTATCTGCACGGACTCGGCTTTCCCGTGACACCGCTTGACTGCGTACCGCGCTATCTGTTCGCACAGTACTGCCGGGACCGGTACCTGGGCGTACGTTCGGCAGCCTCGGCGCTCGGCGTGCATCTCCAACACCACCGGGAGAAGGTGGTCTCCGTGGCGGGTGCGGGACCGGGTTACACCCTGCGGACCGGGAGCGGGGCCGAATGGCCGGCTGACGCCGTGATGCTCTGCATGGGAATGGACGCGTGGACCCCACCGGTCATCCGGCCGTTCCGGTCTTACTCGGGGGTGACGCCGGCCTCGGCCCTGGGGCCGGCGGCCGCCTTGCCCCACGACGCCCGTGTCCTGGTCCTGGGAAGCCGGCTGTCCGCGGTCGACGCGGTGATCACCCTCGGCCGTTCCGGCGCCCGTGTGCAGATGGCTTCACCGTCGGGCACCCTGCCCTCCGTGAGGACCCGGATGTACCCGGATTCCTCGGCCAGCGGATCGCTCACGGCCCTGGCGGGACACCCCTGGGTGGAGACGACGGACGCGGGGCAGGCCGAGCGCTTCGTCGCCGGACTGGTCCGTTGTCTGGCCGGTCACGGCCGTCCCCACCTTCGAGACCAGCTCTCCCTGGCGCATGACCCGGTGGAACGCCTCCGTGCGGAGATCACCATCGCGGAGGAAGGACGCAACTTCTGGCAGGAACTGACCGTCGAATTCATCGCGCTGACCAATGAGTGGTTGCTCCGGCAGCCACCAGCGGTGTGGCAGGACTTCTGGGTAATCGTGGAAGACGTCCTCGACCGCTACATCTCGGCCATGCCGGTGAGCAATGCGAAAAAACTCCTGTCACTGGCGGACGCCGGGCGCCTCGAGGTGGGCCGGCGCCGGCCCACCGAGCTGACCCGGACGGGTGACCGGTGGGCCATGAAGTGGCGGGACGGCTCGTGTGATCATTTCGACGCCGTCGTCTACGCCACCGGTTACCGTCCGCCCTCCATGCGGTGTTCGGAGGGCAGACTCCTCTTGGGAGAACACCGACGGGGGGCGCCGGCCGCGTTGTCAGCCGATCTGCGTGTGGATCTCGGACGAGACATGGACGAGCGCGTATTCGCGGTAGGACAGTGCTCCGCGACCCGGGTGCCGCTCGTGCACGGAGTAGTCGCTGTCGTTCCTCAGATCTCCCGCGTGGTGCGCGAGTTGCGTGCGCTCCCAGCGCGGAGTTGCCGAGGTGTCGGTCAGTCCCTCCCGGTGTTCCATCCGTGA
- a CDS encoding ATP-grasp domain-containing protein codes for MIALVNPVSSGVFLSAAFRERGEECVLVYSGHFAAAAEDGGPGQCVIHRNVHRTARLLRDLRVRHVVPGSEAGVDLAHRLAEHLDLPRNEDATASARFDKARMVDALGDAGIEVPRQALVATRKDLPGALDHVGLPVVAKPPASSGSDGCRICRTEQDAAEHFMAIHQRPNLLGAVNEAVLVQEYLPGSQYLVSTVSMDGQHYLHELSRSCVDERDGMPTRRHTISCHRLGLEEHRVLAYVYACLDALGIRRGAANTDVRLTQAGPRILEVNARILGPTLDPDPYFKAFGSSQQHLLVESLLAPADFRRRLRLGYTPPNVMGKAFLRSFGSGVLRGIPGLEAVRRLPGFHSGTSLPEVGSTVKDHALTTGSTGIVYFVHEDEPVVQKSLAVVMGMEDAGTLFDIVAV; via the coding sequence ATGATCGCCCTGGTGAATCCGGTATCGAGCGGCGTCTTCCTGTCGGCGGCATTCCGCGAACGCGGCGAGGAGTGTGTGCTCGTCTACAGCGGACACTTCGCCGCGGCGGCCGAGGACGGCGGCCCCGGTCAGTGTGTGATCCACCGGAACGTGCACAGAACCGCCCGCCTGCTGCGCGACCTGCGTGTACGTCACGTCGTTCCCGGGAGCGAGGCCGGCGTCGACCTTGCCCACCGTCTCGCCGAACACCTGGACCTTCCACGCAACGAGGATGCGACGGCCTCGGCACGGTTTGACAAGGCGCGCATGGTGGACGCTCTGGGTGACGCAGGTATCGAGGTACCCCGGCAGGCCCTCGTAGCCACCCGGAAAGACCTGCCTGGCGCCCTCGATCACGTAGGACTGCCGGTCGTCGCCAAGCCCCCCGCCAGTTCCGGGAGCGACGGGTGCAGGATCTGCCGTACGGAACAGGACGCCGCCGAGCATTTCATGGCTATCCACCAGCGCCCCAACCTGCTCGGTGCGGTGAACGAGGCAGTGCTCGTGCAGGAGTACCTTCCCGGTTCTCAGTACCTCGTCTCCACGGTGAGCATGGACGGACAGCACTATCTCCACGAGCTGTCGCGCAGCTGTGTCGACGAACGCGACGGCATGCCGACCCGGCGCCACACGATCAGTTGCCACCGTCTCGGGCTCGAGGAGCACCGCGTCCTCGCCTACGTGTACGCGTGCCTGGACGCTCTCGGGATCCGGCGTGGCGCGGCCAACACGGACGTGCGCCTCACGCAGGCCGGGCCCCGGATCCTCGAGGTGAACGCCCGGATTCTCGGGCCTACTCTTGATCCGGACCCCTACTTCAAGGCGTTCGGGTCGAGCCAGCAGCACCTCCTGGTGGAGAGCCTGCTCGCTCCTGCCGACTTCCGGCGGCGTCTGCGTCTGGGGTACACCCCGCCGAACGTAATGGGGAAGGCGTTCCTGCGCAGCTTCGGTTCCGGTGTTCTGCGTGGTATCCCGGGGCTGGAAGCCGTCCGCCGCCTGCCGGGTTTTCACAGCGGCACGTCCCTGCCCGAGGTCGGGAGCACGGTCAAGGACCACGCTCTCACCACGGGAAGCACGGGCATCGTGTACTTCGTCCACGAGGACGAGCCCGTGGTCCAGAAGTCCCTTGCCGTCGTGATGGGCATGGAAGACGCGGGCACGCTTTTCGACATCGTCGCGGTGTGA